Proteins from a single region of Streptococcus oralis:
- a CDS encoding PH domain-containing protein, with product MAFGKFIQGLAGNFSEENKETLIKEYGQYLLENEEIQSGYKLIRDSIIFTNIRIIFTDKQGATGRKVSVKSLFLMNIVNVEMETAGAGIDDSEITITYLENIFLKAHNEHLSFHKFEFPKKTDILPLYTYLLELAYHNRLKINGLDL from the coding sequence ATGGCTTTTGGGAAATTTATTCAAGGACTTGCTGGAAATTTTAGTGAGGAAAACAAAGAGACTCTTATTAAAGAATATGGACAATATCTACTAGAGAATGAAGAAATTCAAAGCGGGTATAAACTTATTCGAGATTCAATCATCTTTACAAATATCCGTATTATTTTTACAGATAAGCAAGGTGCCACTGGTCGCAAGGTGTCTGTTAAGTCACTCTTTTTGATGAACATTGTTAACGTTGAAATGGAAACTGCTGGAGCAGGTATAGATGATAGTGAGATTACGATCACTTATTTAGAAAATATCTTTCTAAAAGCTCATAATGAACATCTTAGTTTCCACAAATTTGAATTCCCTAAAAAAACGGATATCCTTCCGCTTTACACCTATTTATTAGAATTGGCTTATCACAATCGATTAAAAATTAATGGCTTAGATCTTTGA
- a CDS encoding acetyl-CoA C-acetyltransferase — MKDVVIVSAVRTPIGSFGGSLKNVSAVDLGALVIKSALEKANVKSEQVDEVIMGNVLGAGLGQNVARQMSIHAGLSEFTPAFTINKVCGSSLKAVQLAAQAIRCGDADIMVAGGAENMSQAPYVLPSFRWGGRMGDSKVVDTMIKDGLSDAFNEYHMGITAESVAEEYGISREEQDALALESQKRAVAAIESGRFKEEIVPVVIPQRKGDPIVFDTDEYPRKDASLESLSKLGPVFKKDGSVTAGNASGINDGAAAVLVMSAEKAEELGLSVIAHIRSYASAGLDPKMMGCGPIYATRKALEKGNLTVDALDLIESNEAFAAQACAVGKTLGFNTDIVNVNGGAIALGHPIGASGCRILVTLVHEMMKRDVKTGLATLCIGGGMGTALIVER, encoded by the coding sequence ATGAAAGACGTGGTGATTGTTTCAGCAGTGCGAACTCCAATAGGCTCCTTTGGAGGAAGTTTGAAGAATGTTTCAGCTGTTGATTTGGGAGCTTTGGTTATTAAGAGTGCTTTGGAAAAAGCCAATGTCAAATCAGAGCAGGTAGACGAAGTGATTATGGGGAATGTCCTAGGCGCAGGTTTAGGCCAAAATGTAGCCCGCCAAATGAGTATTCATGCTGGACTTTCTGAATTTACACCAGCCTTTACCATCAATAAGGTTTGTGGTTCCAGTTTGAAGGCAGTGCAGTTGGCTGCTCAAGCGATTCGATGTGGCGATGCAGATATTATGGTAGCTGGTGGTGCAGAAAACATGAGTCAGGCACCATACGTTTTGCCAAGTTTCCGTTGGGGTGGTCGTATGGGCGATTCGAAAGTAGTAGATACCATGATTAAGGACGGTTTGTCTGACGCCTTTAACGAATACCATATGGGGATTACAGCTGAGAGTGTAGCTGAAGAATATGGCATCAGTCGAGAAGAGCAAGATGCTCTTGCTTTGGAATCACAAAAACGAGCAGTTGCAGCTATAGAATCTGGACGCTTTAAAGAAGAGATAGTGCCAGTGGTCATTCCTCAACGCAAAGGCGATCCTATCGTTTTTGATACAGATGAATATCCTAGAAAAGATGCTAGCTTGGAGAGCCTGTCTAAGCTAGGTCCGGTTTTCAAAAAAGACGGTTCTGTCACAGCGGGAAATGCTTCCGGTATCAATGACGGGGCAGCAGCTGTCTTGGTCATGAGTGCTGAAAAAGCTGAAGAATTAGGACTTTCAGTGATTGCCCACATTCGTTCGTATGCAAGTGCAGGTTTGGATCCTAAGATGATGGGATGTGGACCGATTTATGCGACTCGCAAAGCTCTTGAAAAAGGCAATTTGACAGTTGATGCTCTTGACTTGATCGAGTCAAATGAAGCCTTTGCTGCTCAGGCTTGTGCGGTTGGGAAAACACTTGGTTTCAACACAGATATTGTCAATGTCAATGGTGGCGCCATTGCTCTTGGTCACCCAATTGGGGCTTCCGGTTGCCGTATCCTAGTAACACTGGTACATGAGATGATGAAACGTGATGTTAAAACTGGGTTAGCAACTCTCTGTATCGGAGGAGGGATGGGAACAGCCCTTATCGTGGAACGTTAG
- a CDS encoding DEAD/DEAH box helicase, translating to MKVNPNYLGRLFTEKELTEEERQVAVKLPAMRKEKGKLFCQRCNSPIQEEWYLPIGAYYCRECLLMKRVRSDQALYYFPQEDFPKQDVLKWRSQLTPSQGKVSEGLIRAVEKKEPTLVHAVTGAGKTEMIYQVVSKVIDDGGAVCLASPRIDVCLELYKRLQNDFACDIALLHGESEPYFRTPLVIATTHQLLKFYHAFDLLIVDEVDAFPYVDNTMLYYAVKNSVKEDGLRIFLTATSTDELDRKVRTGELKRLSLPRRFHGNPLIIPKPVWLSDFNRCLEKNQLSTKLKTYIEKQRRTGYPLLIFASEIKKGEKLKEILQEQYPNENIGFVSSVTEDRLEQVQAFRDGELTILISTTILERGVTFPCVDVFVVEANHRLFTKSSLIQIGGRVGRSMDRPTGELLFFHDGLNASIKKAIKEIKQTNKEAGL from the coding sequence ATGAAAGTAAATCCAAATTACCTCGGTCGCTTGTTTACTGAGAAAGAATTAACTGAAGAAGAACGACAGGTAGCAGTGAAACTGCCAGCAATGAGAAAAGAGAAGGGGAAACTGTTTTGTCAACGTTGTAACAGTCCGATTCAAGAAGAATGGTATTTGCCTATTGGCGCTTACTATTGCAGGGAGTGTTTGCTGATGAAGCGAGTCAGGAGTGATCAAGCTTTATACTATTTTCCACAGGAAGATTTTCCCAAGCAAGATGTTCTTAAATGGCGTAGTCAGTTAACCCCTTCTCAGGGAAAGGTATCAGAGGGGCTGATTCGAGCAGTTGAAAAGAAGGAACCGACTTTAGTTCATGCTGTGACAGGTGCTGGAAAGACAGAGATGATTTATCAAGTTGTATCCAAAGTGATTGATGATGGTGGAGCAGTTTGTTTGGCAAGTCCTCGAATTGATGTGTGTTTGGAACTGTATAAGCGACTGCAGAATGACTTTGCTTGCGATATAGCGCTACTCCATGGCGAATCAGAGCCCTATTTTCGAACTCCCTTAGTAATTGCAACAACTCATCAGTTATTAAAATTTTATCATGCTTTTGATTTGTTGATAGTGGATGAGGTAGATGCCTTTCCTTATGTTGACAACACTATGCTTTACTATGCTGTAAAGAATAGTGTAAAGGAGGATGGATTGAGGATATTCCTTACGGCAACTTCTACAGATGAGTTAGATAGGAAGGTTCGCACAGGGGAATTAAAAAGATTAAGCTTGCCGAGACGGTTTCATGGAAATCCTTTGATTATTCCTAAACCAGTCTGGTTATCGGATTTTAATCGCTGTTTAGAGAAAAATCAATTGTCAACCAAGTTAAAGACTTATATTGAGAAACAGAGAAGAACAGGTTATCCCTTACTGATTTTTGCATCAGAGATTAAGAAAGGCGAAAAACTAAAAGAAATCTTGCAGGAGCAGTACCCGAATGAGAATATCGGCTTTGTGTCTTCTGTGACAGAAGACCGATTAGAGCAGGTGCAAGCTTTTCGAGATGGAGAACTAACAATACTGATCAGTACGACAATCTTGGAACGTGGGGTTACCTTCCCTTGTGTGGATGTTTTCGTAGTAGAAGCTAATCATCGTCTCTTTACCAAGTCTAGCTTGATTCAGATTGGAGGACGTGTTGGGCGTAGTATGGACAGACCAACTGGTGAGTTGCTCTTTTTTCATGATGGATTAAATGCTTCCATAAAGAAGGCAATCAAGGAAATCAAGCAGACGAACAAGGAGGCGGGATTATGA
- the cysK gene encoding cysteine synthase A, with product MAIYNNITELIGRTPIVKLNNIVPEGAADVYVKLEAFNPGSSVKDRIALSMIEKAEQDGILKPGATIVEATSGNTGIGLSWVGAAKGYKVVIVMPETMSVERRKIIQAYGAELVLTPGSEGMKGAIAKAQEIAAERDGFLPLQFNNPANPEVHERTTGAEILAAFGSDGLDAFVGGVGTGGTISGVSHALKAANSNIQVYAVEADESAILSGEKPGPHKIQGISAGFIPETLDTKAYDGIVRVTSDDALALGREIGGKEGFLVGISSAAAIYGAIEVAKKLGTGKKVLALAPDNGERYLSTALYEFEV from the coding sequence ATGGCTATTTATAACAATATCACTGAACTTATTGGACGAACACCGATTGTTAAACTCAACAACATTGTTCCAGAGGGTGCTGCAGACGTCTATGTTAAACTAGAAGCTTTTAACCCTGGATCGTCAGTAAAAGACCGCATTGCCCTTAGCATGATTGAAAAAGCGGAACAAGATGGTATTCTAAAACCGGGTGCTACCATTGTTGAAGCAACAAGTGGAAACACTGGTATCGGTCTTTCATGGGTTGGTGCCGCTAAAGGATATAAAGTTGTTATCGTCATGCCTGAAACAATGAGCGTGGAACGACGTAAGATTATACAAGCCTATGGTGCTGAACTTGTCCTCACTCCTGGTAGCGAAGGAATGAAAGGGGCCATTGCCAAAGCTCAAGAAATCGCTGCTGAACGTGACGGCTTCCTTCCACTCCAATTTAATAATCCAGCTAATCCAGAAGTGCACGAAAGAACAACAGGAGCTGAAATACTGGCTGCTTTCGGTTCTGATGGACTAGATGCTTTTGTAGGTGGTGTTGGCACCGGTGGAACGATCTCAGGTGTTTCTCACGCTCTTAAAGCAGCAAATTCAAACATTCAAGTTTATGCAGTTGAGGCAGACGAGTCAGCTATCTTGTCTGGTGAAAAACCAGGACCTCACAAAATTCAAGGCATCTCAGCTGGATTTATTCCTGAAACACTTGATACAAAAGCCTATGATGGTATCGTCCGCGTAACGTCAGATGATGCTCTAGCGCTTGGCCGTGAAATTGGTGGAAAAGAAGGATTCCTTGTTGGGATTTCTTCAGCTGCAGCGATTTACGGGGCAATTGAGGTTGCCAAGAAATTAGGTACAGGTAAGAAAGTCCTTGCTTTAGCACCAGATAACGGCGAACGTTATTTGTCTACAGCACTCTATGAATTTGAAGTGTAG
- a CDS encoding DHH family phosphoesterase, translated as MKKNNLIPFSAVWLGLATFGILTLLIIFSHNLAVTITVLFLFVLLYLLLFVWQKKQYEKSEIEQIQYVNHQAENSLSTLLDQMPVGVLKLDLSSGEVEWFNPYAELILTTEEGEIDVELIQTIIKASVGNPGSYATLGETRYAVHMDKASGVLYFFDVSGEYEATVELVTSRPVIGVISVDNYDDLEDATSDSDISHINSFVANFVSEFASKYAMFSRRVGMDRFYVFTDYTVLEELMNDKFSVIDTFREESKQRQLALTLSMGFSYGDGNHEEIGKIALLNLNLAEVRGGDQVVVKENNETKNPVYFGGGTAASIKRTRTRTRAMMTAISDKIRSVDQVFVVGHKNLDMDALGSAVGMQLFASNIIENSYAVYDADHMPADIERAIQFLKKEDVTKLLSLTDAMKLVTNRSLLILVDHSKTALTLSKDFYDLFTQTIVIDHHRRDQDFPENAVITYIESGASSASELVTELIQFQNSKKNRLSRMQASVLMAGMMLDTKNFTSRVTSRTFDVASYLRTRGSDSIAIQEIAATDFEEYREVNELILQGRKLGSDILIAQAKDSMSYDTVVISKAADAMLAMSGIEASFVLAKNTQGFISISARSRSKINVQRIMEELGGGGHFNLAAAQIEDMSLSEAGEKLTQLILEELKEKEKEE; from the coding sequence ATGAAAAAAAATAATTTAATCCCGTTTTCTGCGGTCTGGCTAGGACTTGCTACTTTCGGAATCTTAACTTTGCTGATTATTTTTTCACATAATCTTGCTGTAACAATCACTGTTTTGTTTTTATTTGTACTTCTTTATCTGCTTTTATTTGTATGGCAAAAAAAACAGTATGAAAAGAGCGAAATTGAACAAATCCAATATGTAAATCACCAAGCCGAAAATAGCTTGAGTACTTTGCTTGATCAAATGCCGGTGGGAGTCCTGAAATTAGACTTATCAAGCGGAGAAGTGGAATGGTTTAATCCCTATGCTGAGCTGATTTTAACTACTGAAGAAGGGGAAATTGATGTTGAGTTAATTCAAACCATCATCAAGGCTTCTGTTGGGAATCCAGGTTCGTATGCTACCTTGGGCGAAACACGATATGCTGTCCATATGGACAAGGCTTCAGGTGTTTTGTATTTCTTTGATGTTTCTGGAGAGTACGAAGCAACTGTCGAATTGGTAACTAGCCGTCCAGTCATTGGAGTCATCTCGGTAGATAACTATGATGATTTGGAGGATGCGACATCGGACTCCGATATCAGTCATATCAATAGCTTTGTAGCTAATTTTGTTTCAGAATTTGCTAGTAAGTATGCTATGTTCTCTCGCCGTGTGGGGATGGATCGTTTTTATGTATTCACAGATTACACGGTACTAGAGGAATTGATGAATGATAAATTCTCTGTTATTGATACTTTCCGAGAAGAATCAAAACAGAGGCAACTAGCCCTAACCTTAAGTATGGGATTTTCTTATGGTGATGGAAACCATGAAGAGATAGGGAAAATTGCCTTGCTCAACTTGAACTTAGCAGAAGTTCGCGGTGGTGACCAGGTGGTGGTCAAGGAAAATAACGAAACCAAGAATCCTGTCTACTTTGGTGGAGGAACTGCTGCATCTATCAAACGTACTCGTACACGTACCAGAGCCATGATGACAGCCATTTCTGATAAGATTCGAAGTGTTGACCAAGTTTTTGTAGTCGGTCATAAAAATCTAGATATGGATGCTTTGGGATCTGCTGTTGGTATGCAGTTGTTTGCAAGTAATATTATTGAGAACAGTTATGCTGTCTATGATGCAGACCATATGCCAGCAGATATCGAACGTGCTATTCAGTTCTTGAAGAAGGAAGATGTCACGAAACTTTTATCTCTTACAGATGCGATGAAGTTAGTTACAAACCGTTCATTATTGATTCTGGTGGATCATTCCAAGACGGCTTTGACTTTGTCAAAAGATTTTTATGATTTGTTCACTCAAACTATTGTTATTGACCATCATAGACGTGATCAGGATTTCCCTGAGAATGCAGTCATCACCTATATTGAAAGTGGGGCAAGTAGTGCCAGTGAGTTGGTCACAGAATTGATTCAGTTCCAAAATTCTAAGAAGAATCGTTTGAGTCGTATGCAGGCCAGTGTTTTGATGGCTGGTATGATGCTGGATACCAAGAATTTCACATCTCGCGTGACGAGCCGAACCTTTGATGTGGCTAGCTATCTGAGAACACGGGGAAGTGACAGTATTGCTATCCAGGAGATTGCTGCGACAGATTTTGAAGAGTACCGTGAGGTAAATGAACTCATTTTACAAGGTCGTAAGTTAGGTTCAGATATCTTGATTGCCCAAGCTAAGGACTCAATGTCTTATGATACAGTTGTTATCAGTAAAGCTGCCGATGCTATGTTGGCTATGTCTGGTATTGAAGCCAGCTTCGTTCTAGCAAAAAATACACAAGGATTTATCTCTATCTCGGCTCGAAGTCGTAGTAAAATCAATGTGCAACGCATTATGGAAGAGCTGGGTGGCGGTGGTCACTTTAATCTAGCAGCTGCGCAAATCGAGGATATGAGTTTGTCGGAAGCAGGAGAAAAATTGACTCAACTAATCTTGGAAGAACTAAAGGAAAAGGAGAAAGAAGAATGA
- the hpf gene encoding ribosome hibernation-promoting factor, HPF/YfiA family gives MIKYSIRGENLEVTEAIRDYVVSKLEKIEKYFQPEQELDARVNLKVYREKTAKVEVTIPLGSITLRAEDISQDMYGSIDLVTDKIERQIRKNKTKIERKNKNKVATSQLFTDALVEDANVVQPKVVRSKQIDLKPMDLEEALLQMDLLGHDFFIYVDVEDQTTNVLYHREDGEVGLLEVKES, from the coding sequence ATGATTAAATATAGTATCCGTGGTGAAAACCTAGAAGTAACAGAAGCAATTCGTGATTATGTAGTTTCTAAACTCGAAAAGATCGAAAAGTATTTCCAACCTGAGCAGGAGTTGGATGCACGTGTGAACTTGAAAGTTTACCGTGAAAAAACAGCAAAGGTTGAAGTAACAATTCCGCTTGGATCTATCACTCTTCGTGCTGAAGATATTTCTCAAGATATGTATGGTTCTATCGATCTTGTAACAGATAAAATTGAACGTCAGATTCGTAAAAATAAAACTAAAATCGAACGTAAAAATAAAAATAAAGTTGCGACAAGTCAACTCTTTACGGATGCTCTGGTTGAAGATGCAAATGTTGTGCAACCAAAAGTCGTTCGTTCAAAACAAATTGATTTGAAGCCGATGGATTTAGAAGAAGCCCTTCTTCAAATGGATTTATTGGGACATGATTTCTTTATCTATGTAGATGTGGAAGATCAAACAACTAATGTTTTGTATCACCGTGAAGATGGTGAAGTTGGTTTGTTAGAAGTGAAAGAATCATAA
- a CDS encoding YigZ family protein encodes MEFRTIKEDGQVQEEIKKSRFICHVKRVYSEDEARDFITTIKKEHYKATHNCSAFIIGERSEIKRTSDDGEPSGTAGVPMLGVLENHNLTNLCVVVTRYFGGIKLGVGGLIRAYAGSVALAVKEIGIIEIKEQAGIAIQMSYAQYQEYSNFLKEHHLMELDTNFTDQVDTMIYVDKEEKENIKAALVEFFNGKVTLTDQGLREVEVPVNLV; translated from the coding sequence ATGGAATTTAGAACAATTAAAGAGGACGGGCAGGTCCAAGAAGAAATTAAAAAATCCCGCTTTATCTGCCATGTCAAGCGTGTTTATAGTGAAGACGAGGCCCGTGACTTTATCACTACCATCAAAAAAGAACACTACAAAGCCACCCATAACTGCTCTGCTTTTATTATTGGGGAACGTAGTGAAATCAAACGTACGAGTGATGATGGGGAGCCTAGTGGTACTGCTGGAGTCCCTATGCTTGGAGTCTTAGAAAATCATAATCTTACCAATCTCTGTGTGGTAGTGACACGCTACTTTGGGGGAATTAAGCTAGGAGTTGGTGGTTTGATCCGTGCTTATGCAGGTAGTGTGGCCTTGGCTGTTAAAGAAATTGGCATTATTGAAATCAAAGAGCAGGCTGGCATAGCCATTCAAATGTCTTATGCTCAATACCAAGAGTACAGTAACTTTCTTAAAGAACATCATCTCATGGAGCTGGATACAAACTTTACAGATCAAGTTGATACAATGATTTATGTTGATAAGGAAGAGAAAGAAAATATCAAGGCTGCTCTTGTGGAATTTTTTAATGGAAAGGTTACTTTAACAGACCAAGGTTTACGAGAAGTTGAAGTTCCTGTAAACCTAGTGTAA
- a CDS encoding Veg family protein yields MSDAFTDVAKMKKIKEEIKAHEGQVVEMTLENGRKRQKNRLGKLIEVYPSLFIVEFGDVEGDKQANVYVESFTYSDILTEKNLIRYLD; encoded by the coding sequence ATGTCAGATGCATTTACAGATGTAGCCAAGATGAAAAAAATCAAAGAAGAGATCAAGGCGCATGAGGGACAAGTCGTTGAAATGACTTTGGAGAATGGCCGTAAGCGCCAAAAAAATAGATTGGGTAAGCTAATTGAGGTGTATCCATCTCTATTTATCGTTGAATTTGGGGATGTTGAAGGAGACAAACAAGCCAATGTCTATGTTGAATCCTTCACCTACTCAGATATCTTGACAGAAAAGAATTTGATTCGCTATCTAGACTAA
- the tnpA gene encoding IS200/IS605 family transposase, with protein MAQKAHSLSHTKWHCKYHIVFTPKYRRKVIYNQYRSSLGEIFHRLCSYKGVEIIEGHLMPEHVHMLVSIPPRISVSSFMGYLKGKSALMMFDKHANLKYKFGNRHFWAEGYYVSTVGLNEATIRKYIQEQEKHDIALDKLSVKEYEDPFRDSGK; from the coding sequence ATGGCACAAAAGGCACATAGTTTATCACACACAAAGTGGCACTGTAAGTATCACATTGTGTTCACCCCTAAGTATAGACGAAAAGTGATCTATAATCAATATCGAAGTAGTTTGGGAGAAATATTCCACCGATTATGTAGTTATAAAGGTGTTGAGATTATCGAAGGACACTTAATGCCTGAACATGTACATATGTTAGTAAGCATTCCACCAAGGATAAGTGTTTCAAGTTTCATGGGTTATTTAAAAGGCAAAAGTGCACTCATGATGTTTGACAAACACGCCAACCTCAAGTACAAGTTTGGTAACCGGCATTTTTGGGCAGAAGGTTACTACGTGAGTACAGTAGGACTTAATGAAGCCACGATTAGGAAATATATCCAAGAACAGGAAAAACATGATATAGCACTAGATAAATTAAGTGTAAAAGAATATGAGGATCCCTTTAGGGATAGTGGTAAGTAG
- the dnaB gene encoding replicative DNA helicase has protein sequence MAEVEELRVQPQDILAEQSVLGAIFIDESKLVFVREYIDSRDFFKYAHRLIFQAMVDLSDRGEAIDATTVRTILDSQGDLQNIGGLSYLVEIVNSVPTSANAEYYAKIVAEKAMLRRLISKLTDSVNQAYEASKPADEIIAQAEKGLIDVSENANRSGFKNIRDILNINFGNLEVRSQQTTDITGIATGYRDLDHMTTGLHEEELIILAARPAVGKTAFALNIAQNIGTKLDKTVAIFSLEMGAESLVDRMLAAEGLVESHSIRTGQLTDEEWQKYTIAQGNLANASIYIDDTPGIRITEIRSRSRKLAQETGNLGLILIDYLQLITGTGRENRQQEVSEISRQLKILAKELKVPVIALSQLSRGVEQRQDKRPVLSDIRESGSIEQDADIVAFLYRDDYYDRAGEEEEGIPNNKVEVIIEKNRSGARGTVELIFQKEYNKFSSISKREA, from the coding sequence ATGGCAGAAGTAGAGGAACTGCGAGTTCAACCTCAGGATATTTTAGCAGAACAATCTGTTCTGGGGGCTATTTTTATAGATGAGAGTAAGCTCGTTTTTGTCCGAGAATACATTGATTCTCGCGACTTCTTTAAGTATGCTCATCGGTTGATTTTCCAAGCGATGGTAGACTTGTCGGATCGTGGAGAAGCGATTGATGCGACAACAGTTCGGACGATTTTGGATAGCCAAGGCGATCTGCAAAATATTGGTGGATTGTCCTATCTTGTTGAAATTGTCAACTCAGTACCAACTTCAGCTAATGCGGAGTATTATGCTAAAATTGTTGCCGAAAAGGCTATGCTACGTCGCTTGATTTCCAAGTTGACAGACTCTGTCAACCAAGCCTATGAAGCTTCTAAGCCTGCAGATGAAATCATCGCTCAAGCAGAAAAGGGACTCATTGATGTTAGCGAAAACGCCAATCGTAGTGGTTTCAAGAACATCCGAGATATTCTAAATATCAACTTTGGGAACCTAGAAGTTCGGTCACAACAAACAACGGATATTACAGGTATTGCTACAGGCTATCGTGATTTGGACCATATGACGACAGGTCTCCACGAGGAGGAGCTGATTATCCTAGCGGCGCGTCCAGCGGTTGGTAAGACAGCCTTTGCCTTAAATATTGCTCAGAACATCGGGACCAAGTTGGACAAGACGGTTGCCATCTTTTCACTGGAAATGGGTGCAGAAAGCCTAGTAGACCGTATGTTGGCAGCAGAAGGTTTGGTGGAGTCTCATTCTATCCGTACGGGTCAATTGACTGATGAGGAGTGGCAAAAGTATACCATTGCTCAAGGGAACCTAGCCAACGCGAGTATCTATATCGATGATACGCCAGGGATTCGAATTACGGAAATTCGTTCGCGCTCACGCAAACTTGCTCAAGAAACAGGCAATCTAGGCTTGATTTTGATCGACTACCTACAGCTTATCACAGGGACTGGTCGTGAGAACCGCCAACAAGAAGTCTCTGAAATTTCTCGTCAGTTGAAAATTCTAGCCAAGGAATTAAAAGTTCCAGTCATTGCTCTTAGTCAGCTATCTCGTGGAGTGGAACAGCGTCAGGATAAGAGACCAGTCTTGTCTGATATTCGTGAATCGGGTTCTATCGAGCAGGATGCGGATATCGTAGCCTTTCTATACCGTGACGACTACTACGATCGTGCGGGTGAAGAAGAGGAAGGAATTCCAAATAATAAGGTTGAGGTTATCATCGAGAAAAACCGTAGTGGAGCTCGTGGAACAGTGGAATTGATTTTCCAAAAAGAATACAATAAATTTTCAAGTATCTCAAAGAGGGAGGCATAA
- the rplI gene encoding 50S ribosomal protein L9 translates to MKVIFLADVKGKGKKGEIKEVPTGYAQNFLIKKNLAKEATAQAVGELRGKQKSEEKAHAEMIAEAKAIKAKLEAEETVVEFVEKVGPDGRTFGSITNKKIAEELQKQFGIKIDKRNIQVQAPIRAVGLIDVPVKIYQDVTSVINLRVKEG, encoded by the coding sequence ATGAAAGTAATCTTTTTAGCAGATGTTAAAGGAAAAGGAAAAAAAGGTGAAATCAAGGAAGTGCCAACAGGCTATGCTCAAAACTTCCTGATTAAAAAGAATTTGGCCAAGGAAGCAACTGCTCAAGCAGTGGGTGAGTTGCGTGGAAAACAAAAATCAGAAGAAAAGGCTCATGCTGAAATGATTGCTGAAGCAAAAGCCATCAAGGCTAAGCTTGAGGCAGAAGAAACAGTTGTAGAGTTTGTTGAAAAGGTTGGACCAGATGGCCGTACATTTGGTTCCATCACTAACAAGAAAATTGCAGAAGAATTGCAAAAGCAGTTTGGTATTAAGATTGACAAACGCAATATTCAAGTGCAAGCACCAATTCGAGCAGTAGGTTTGATTGATGTACCAGTGAAAATCTATCAAGATGTTACAAGTGTCATCAATCTTCGTGTAAAAGAAGGTTAA
- a CDS encoding ComF family protein has product MNCLLCGQTTKGELTFSSLFLLKDDCSYLCSDCASSFEKIGENYCPNCMKTGMSTKCQDCKLWCKEGVWVDHKAIFTYNQAMKDFFSRYKFDGDFLLRKVFAPVLAEELKKYKGYQFVVIPLSPGRLLERGFNQVEGLVEAAGFSFKDILGKREESASSSKSRLERLATEIPFFIKDGISLPKKILLIDDIYTTGATVNRVKRLLEEAGALEVKTFSLVR; this is encoded by the coding sequence ATGAATTGTTTACTATGTGGCCAGACTACAAAGGGTGAGCTTACTTTTAGTAGTCTCTTCCTTTTGAAGGATGACTGCAGTTATCTTTGTTCAGATTGTGCTTCTAGTTTTGAGAAGATTGGTGAGAATTATTGCCCAAACTGTATGAAAACAGGCATGTCAACTAAGTGTCAAGATTGTAAACTTTGGTGTAAAGAAGGAGTTTGGGTTGATCATAAGGCAATCTTTACCTATAATCAAGCTATGAAAGACTTTTTCAGTCGCTATAAGTTTGATGGCGATTTTTTGCTTAGAAAAGTTTTTGCTCCTGTTCTTGCTGAGGAGCTGAAAAAGTATAAAGGTTATCAATTTGTTGTAATTCCCCTAAGTCCTGGAAGATTGCTTGAGAGGGGGTTCAACCAAGTCGAGGGTTTGGTTGAGGCAGCAGGCTTTTCTTTTAAAGATATATTAGGAAAAAGAGAAGAGAGCGCTAGTTCTTCTAAAAGCCGTTTGGAAAGGTTGGCTACTGAAATTCCATTTTTTATTAAAGATGGAATCTCACTTCCTAAGAAGATTTTGCTGATTGATGACATCTATACAACAGGGGCAACTGTGAATCGTGTGAAACGACTTTTGGAAGAAGCAGGTGCTTTGGAAGTTAAAACTTTTTCCCTTGTAAGATGA